TGCTGCACTGCGGGCAGCGCACCGTCATGGCGTCTCCGCGGGCGCGGGAGGGCTCGGCGCCGGCGACGGCCACAGGCCGCGGATCGCTTCGTACATGCGCACGAGCCACGAGCTGCGCACCTCGCGGACGAGCGATTGCGTGTCACGGTAGAGCGAGGGGTCGTTGATCAGCTTCCCCAGCGTCCCCTCCTGGCTGTTCAGCTTCGTGGTCACCTCGGCGAGGTTGTCGACCGTTCGATCGAGCTTGGCAAGCAGGCGATCGCCGTACTGCTGGTCCTCGACGAGGCGGATGGCCGCGCCCCGGCCCTTGTCGAGCCGGGTCGTGAGTCGCTCGAGCGACTGCACGGACTTGGTGAGGCCGGCCATGATGTCGCGGCTTTCCTTCGAGTCGCGCAGGAGCCGTCCGATGACGCCCTCGCCGCGGTCGACCCGTGCCAGCACCCGATCGAGGTTCTGCGTCGTGCTGCGCACGTTCACGAGCGTGCCCTGGAGGTCCTCGAGCGTCGCCTTGCCGAACTCGCGGTTCTGCACCATGGCGCCGAGCAGGCCCTCGCCGCGCTGGATCGTCTGGAGCACGTCCTTCAACGCGGCCGTCACCTCGACGATGTTGGTCACGATGTCGCCGCTCTGACCGAACACGGCCTCGTAGTCGGTCGGATCGACGGACGGAATGACTTCGCCGGGCGGGATCGGGACGGCGTCGGACTGCGTGCCGGGGACCAGCTCGATGTACTTGTCGCCCAGCAGCCCGAGCGTGCGCAGCGTCGCCCGCGTGTCGGTGCGAATGCGGGGCGCGGCGTCGGCGTCGACGCGGATGCCCACCTCGATCCGGTTGATCCCCGGCTCGGTCGCGAAATGGAGCCGATCGACCGATCCGATCGGCAGGCCGGAGAGACTGACGGGCGCGCCCTTCTGCAGCCCGTTCGTGCGCGTGAAGTAGAGGATGTAGTCGACCTTGCGCTCCCACAGGTGCTGTTGGCGGCCGAGCAGGAACGTCGTGACGCCGAAGATCAGAAGCGCCGCGGCGACGAGGATGCCGACTCGGGTCTGCTTCGCCACGTTACTGCGCCGTCAGGAACTCGTGCAGCGCCGGGTCGGTCGCGGCGCGGGCCTCGGCGGGCGTTCCCGCGAAGCGGATGCGTCCCTCGGACAGGAAGGCGATGCGGTCGGCGACGTAGAAGGCGCTGGCGAGGTCGTGCGTCACGACGACCGACGTGAGCCCGAGGCGCCGTTGCAGGTCGCGGATCAGATGGTTGATCTTCGCGGCCACGACGGGGTCGAGCCCGGTCGTCGGCTCGTCGTAGAGGAGCACCTTCGGTTCGATCGCGAGCGCGCGCGCCAGCGCGGCGCGCTTGCGCATGCCGCCCGAGAGCTCGGAGGGCATCAAGCGTTCGGTGCGTTCGAGGCCGACCATCGCGAGCGCCGCGGCGACGCGCGCCGCCACCTCCGGCTCCGGGACGATGTGGTGCTCGCGCAACGGGAAGGCGACGTTGTCGCCGACCGTCAGCGAATCGAAGAGGGCGCTCTGCTGGAACAGCATGCTCACGTGCCGCCGGACGGGGACGAGGGCGTCCTCGTCGAGGGCTTCCAGCTGCACGCCTTCGACCTCGACGCTGCCCGCGTCGGGGCGGAGGAGCCCGTTCAGGTGCTTCAAGAGCACGCTCTTGCCGCTGCCGCTCCCGCCCAGCAGCACGAGCGTCTCGCCGCCGCGCACCTCGAGCGTGACGCCGCGCAGGACGGCCTTGTTCCGGAAGCTCTTCTCCACCTCGTGACAGCGGATCAGGGCGTCGGTCATGACACCTGAAGGAAGAGCTTGGTCAGGAAGAAGTCGGCGACCAGGATCGTGATCGAGGTGGCGACGACGGTGCCGGTCGTGGCTCGTCCCACTCCGTCCGCGCCGCCCGTCACGCGCAGCCCGTTGTGGCACGCGATGACGCCGATGAAGTACGCGAAGAAGAGGGACTTGCCGAGCCCCGAGAAGACGTCGTTCAGGACCATCCCGTAGAGCAGCGAGTTCCAGTAGAACTCGCTCGAGACCCGGAGCTCGGTCGTGCTGATGAAGAGCCCGCCCAGCACGCCGATGAAGTCGGCGACGACGGTGAGGATCGGCAGCGCGATCATCACCGCGAGCATCCGGGGCACTACGAGCACGCGGATGGGGCTCGCGCCGAGCGCCCGGATGGCGTCGATCTGCTCGGTGACGGCCATGGTGCCGAGCTCGGCGGTGATGCCGGCACCGACGCGGCCGCCGAGCATGAGCGCGGTCAGGATCGGCGACATCTCGCGGACGAGCGAGACGCCGACGATGCGCGAGACGAACATCTTGGCGCCGAAACGCTCGAGGAAGTTGCCGAGCTGGAGCGCAAGCACCATGCCCATGGAGAGCGCCGTCAGGTTGACGATCGAGAGCGAGCGCCACCCGATGTTCTCGAGCTGGTCGATCATCACGGCGAAGCTCGGCGGCCGCCGCACGAGGCTGCGCACCGTGTCGCGCGTGAGATACGCGATCTCGCCCAGCGCGTCGACGAACGCGACGACGCCGCTCGGCGTCCGCGAGGCGCGCGCACCGGCCTCGCCAGCGTGCACCACCCCAGCCCCCACCATCCCGGCGACGAATATCGACGGGGTTTCGGGGTGTCAACCGCGGGACCCGGAGGCGACCTGTCGCAACGCCTGCCGCACGAGGCCGTGGAAGAGGAAGAGGCTCACGAAGAGCGGCACCACCTGGTAGGTCAGGCGGAAGATCAGGACGGCGAGCACGGACGATTCGAGCGGCACCTTCAGGAACTTCACGAACACGTACGTCATCGACCCTTCCATGATGCCGAGGCCTGCCGGCACGAACGAAACCAGCGAGAAGAACAGACCGACGCCGAAGCCCATGATCACGATGCGCGGCGGGAGCGGGAAGTTGACGGCCTGGAACGCCGCCCACAGCACGCCCACCGTCAGCACCCAGTCGAAGAGGATCCACAGCGTCGGCGCGACCATCCGCGTCTTGCGCGTCAGCAGGAAGTCGAAGCCCTGGTCGAGGTTGCGCTGGAGTTGCACGAACCGCTCGCGCGGCGGCGTCCAGCGCCGCGCCACGCGGTGGAGCACGCGATGGAGGGTGACCGTGACCCACCGCAGGGTTCGTCGCCGGAGCGCCGGCCGGACGGCGAGGACGAACACGAACACGAGGACCACCGCGAAGGCGACGACGGCGAACGTCGTGATCCACAGGAAGGCGCCGCCCAGGTGCTTGCGCACGACGAGGGAGACGAACCCGCCCAGGATGAAGAAGAGGAGGGTGAAGTTGGTGAGGAAGGTCTGGACGAGCGAGATCAGCACCGCCCGGCTCGACGTGACGCCCTGCTGCGCCAGGAGGAGCATGCGCACCGCGAAGCCCGAGAGGCCGGCGCTCGTCACGATGTAGTTGGCGGTGTTCGAGACGAACGTGATGCGGAGCCAGTCGCGAAAGGACAGGCGCGCGCCCGCCGCGTCGGCGATGCCCTGGTAGGAGCGCGCCATCGCCCCATACGAGAGCACCGACAGGAGCATCGGAAGCGCCAGCGCTGCGGGATGCACGCTCTGCGCCGTCCGCAGGAGCTCCTTCGCATCGGCGAGCAGGAAAAGGACCAGAAGCGCGGCGAACCCGATCGCCGCCGCGACGATGAACGCGACGCGCGACGACCGCCGCGGCGGGTCAACGCGTGGCGTGGACAAGAGTCCGTCGCGCGATCGTCCAGACGAGCGCGCCGAGTACCGCGCCGAGCGGCCCGCCGAAGATCATCGACCCGATCACGCTCGAGAGCGTCGGGTGCACCGTGTTGCTGGTCAGCAGCGCGACGGCCGAGCCGAGGGCGCCCGCGGTCGCGAGCGTGAAGGTGCCGTCGGAGTCCGGAACGATGCGCGTGTCGACGAAGACCGCGCCGGCGAGGAGCGCGACCCCGAGGGCGACGAGCACGGGCAGCGGCGGCAGGTGATGCGCGTAGGCCGTGATCGTGACGGTGGCGCCGGTGGCCGGCTCGAGCACGACGCTCGTCACCGTGAGGTCGCCGCGGGCCGGATTCGACACCAGCCTTCGCGCCGCGTGGTGGGGCTGGACGACGGTCGCCGTGCCACGCCGGCCGAGGCGGCTCGTCCGGAGCGTGTCCTCGAACAGGCCGGACAGGACCTGCGGCGTCTTGGCGGCGTCTTCGACCGTGACCGTGAACTGGACCGGGATGCCCGTGCCGCCGCTCGGACCCGGCGGCAGCTCGCCCTCGAGGAGCAGGTCGACCGCGCCCCGTCCGGTGGTGGGGAGCACGACGGGGAGGGCGGCGTTCGCGCCACGCACGACGATGGGGTCGTGCAGCGCCGCGCCCGGGAAGAAGATCGTGTGGAACGGCAGGTAGCACGCGAGGATCCAGCCGATGCCGATCGCCGACACGAGGCCGACCGAAGC
This DNA window, taken from Candidatus Eisenbacteria bacterium, encodes the following:
- a CDS encoding MlaD family protein is translated as MAKQTRVGILVAAALLIFGVTTFLLGRQQHLWERKVDYILYFTRTNGLQKGAPVSLSGLPIGSVDRLHFATEPGINRIEVGIRVDADAAPRIRTDTRATLRTLGLLGDKYIELVPGTQSDAVPIPPGEVIPSVDPTDYEAVFGQSGDIVTNIVEVTAALKDVLQTIQRGEGLLGAMVQNREFGKATLEDLQGTLVNVRSTTQNLDRVLARVDRGEGVIGRLLRDSKESRDIMAGLTKSVQSLERLTTRLDKGRGAAIRLVEDQQYGDRLLAKLDRTVDNLAEVTTKLNSQEGTLGKLINDPSLYRDTQSLVREVRSSWLVRMYEAIRGLWPSPAPSPPAPAETP
- a CDS encoding ATP-binding cassette domain-containing protein; its protein translation is MTDALIRCHEVEKSFRNKAVLRGVTLEVRGGETLVLLGGSGSGKSVLLKHLNGLLRPDAGSVEVEGVQLEALDEDALVPVRRHVSMLFQQSALFDSLTVGDNVAFPLREHHIVPEPEVAARVAAALAMVGLERTERLMPSELSGGMRKRAALARALAIEPKVLLYDEPTTGLDPVVAAKINHLIRDLQRRLGLTSVVVTHDLASAFYVADRIAFLSEGRIRFAGTPAEARAATDPALHEFLTAQ
- a CDS encoding ABC transporter permease — translated: MVGAGVVHAGEAGARASRTPSGVVAFVDALGEIAYLTRDTVRSLVRRPPSFAVMIDQLENIGWRSLSIVNLTALSMGMVLALQLGNFLERFGAKMFVSRIVGVSLVREMSPILTALMLGGRVGAGITAELGTMAVTEQIDAIRALGASPIRVLVVPRMLAVMIALPILTVVADFIGVLGGLFISTTELRVSSEFYWNSLLYGMVLNDVFSGLGKSLFFAYFIGVIACHNGLRVTGGADGVGRATTGTVVATSITILVADFFLTKLFLQVS
- a CDS encoding lysylphosphatidylglycerol synthase transmembrane domain-containing protein, with the translated sequence MSTPRVDPPRRSSRVAFIVAAAIGFAALLVLFLLADAKELLRTAQSVHPAALALPMLLSVLSYGAMARSYQGIADAAGARLSFRDWLRITFVSNTANYIVTSAGLSGFAVRMLLLAQQGVTSSRAVLISLVQTFLTNFTLLFFILGGFVSLVVRKHLGGAFLWITTFAVVAFAVVLVFVFVLAVRPALRRRTLRWVTVTLHRVLHRVARRWTPPRERFVQLQRNLDQGFDFLLTRKTRMVAPTLWILFDWVLTVGVLWAAFQAVNFPLPPRIVIMGFGVGLFFSLVSFVPAGLGIMEGSMTYVFVKFLKVPLESSVLAVLIFRLTYQVVPLFVSLFLFHGLVRQALRQVASGSRG